A region of Ochotona princeps isolate mOchPri1 chromosome 9, mOchPri1.hap1, whole genome shotgun sequence DNA encodes the following proteins:
- the SLC25A32 gene encoding mitochondrial folate transporter/carrier codes for MTGQGQSASPSSPWSTVFYHVRYENLVAGVSGGVLSNLALHPLDLVKIRFAVSDGLELRPKYKGILHCLSTIWKLDGLRGLYQGVTPNVWGAGLSWGLYFFFYNAIKSYKTEGRAERLEATEYLVSAAEAGAMTLCITNPLWVTKTRLMLQYNGVVSSSQRQYKGMFDALMKIYKYEGVRGLYKGFVPGLFGTSHGALQFMAYELLKLKYNQHLNRIPEAQLSTVEYISVAALSKIFAVAATYPYQVVRARLQDQHMIYQGVTDVIARTWRKEGIGGFYKGIAPNLIRVTPACCITFVVYENVSHFLLDLREKRK; via the exons ATGACCGGCCAGGGACAGTCGGCGTCCCCGTCGTCGCCGTGGAGCACGGTCTTCTACCACGTCCGCTACGAGAACTTGGTGGCGGGCGTGAGCGGCGGGGTCTTGTCGAACCTGGCGCTGCACCCGCTCGACCTCGTGAAGATCCGCTTCGCGG TGAGTGATGGACTGGAACTGAGACCAAAATATAAAGGCATTTTACATTGCTTGTCTACCATTTGGAAGCTTGATGGACTACGGGGACTATATCAAGGAGTAACCCCAAATGTGTGGGGTGCAGGTTTATCCTGGGGACTCTACTTTTTCTT TTACAATGCCATCAAGTCATATAAGACCGAAGGAAGAGCTGAGCGGTTAGAGGCGACAGAATACCTGGTCTCAGCTGCTGAAGCCG GAGCCATGACCCTTTGCATTACAAACCCATTATGGGTGACAAAAACTCGCCTCATGTTACAGTATAATGGAGTTGTAAGTTCCTCACAGCGGCAATATAAAGGAATGTTTGATGCACTTATGAAAATATATAAGTATGAAGGTGTGCGTGGATTATATAAG GGATTTGTTCCTGGGCTCTTTGGGACATCCCATGGTGCACTTCAGTTTATGGCCTATGAATTACTGAAATTGAAGTACAACCAACACCTCAATAGAATACCAGAAGCCCAACTG AGTACAGTGGAATATATATCTGTTGCAGCATTATCTAAAATATTTGCTGTAGCAGCAACATACCCATACCAAGTTGTGAGAGCTCGTCTACAGGATCAACACATGATTTACCAAGGTGTGACTGATGTGATTGCGAGGACTTGGAG GAAGGAAGGCATCGGTGGATTTTACAAAGGAATTGCTCCCAATTTGATCAGAGTGACTCCAGCCTGCTGTATTACCTTTGTGGTGTATGAAAATGTCTCACATTTTTTACTTGACCTTAGAGAAAAGAGGAAGTAA